The sequence TGTTTACCTTGGAGGAAACCCCGGCGTTGCGGACGTTGGTGGCACGGAAATTCAGCGAACCGGGGGATTTGGAGCAGGCGGTGGCGTTGGTGCGGATGGGCAATGGGATTGAGCGTTCCCGGCAAATGGCGCAGGAGTATGCCCAGGTGGCGGCGACGTTTTTGACGGATGTGCCCCCCTCCCCGGCGCGGCAGTCCTTGGCGGATTTAACGGATTATGTGTTGTCCCGGTTACACTGACCCGGATCATGTTAAGGTCAAGTTCACGATTGCCCAGGCAGTTGTCCATCGGAGAAGGTTAAAGCGTCTATGTCCACGTGGCGGCAGGATTTGAAGAATGATTTGATCGCCGGGTTGCTGGTGGTGATTCCCCTGGCGACGACGATTTGGGCGACGTTTGTGAGTGCCAGTTGGGTGGTGCAGTTGTTGACCCGCATTCCCAAACAACTCAATCCCTTGAGTTTGCCGCCGCTTCTGCAGGATTTGGTGAATTTATCCGTGGGGTTGACGGTGCCCTTGTTGGGGATTTTGCTGATTGGCTTGATGGCGCGCAACATCGTCGGGCGGTGGCTGTTGAATTTGGGGGAGCAGATTTTGCAACAGATTCCCCTGGCCGGGTCGGTGTACAAAACCCTGAAGCAATTGCTGGAAACCCTCCTGCGGGATTCCAATCAGAAATTTCGCCGGGTGGTGTTGGTGGAATATCCCCGCCGGGATGTGTGGGCGGTAGCCTTTGTGACGGGAACGCCAGGGGAGGTGATTGAGCGGTCGTTGCCGGTGCCCCGCCAGGAAACCCTGGTGAGTGTGTTTATCCCGTCCACGCCGAACCCGGCCACGGGCTGGTATGCGATGGTGCCGGAGCGGGATGTGGTGGCTTTGCCGATCACGGTGGAGGAGGCGTTCAAGCTGTTGATTTCCGGGGGTATCGTCAATCCGACCCTGGGAGTCCGCCCGGAAACCCTCCTGCGTTCGGAGCATACCTAATGCAACCCCGCCGGGTGGCTCGGGAATTGGCTTTGTTGGGGTTGAGCCAGGTGTCCCCAACCCGGGAGGTGACCGCCCAAGATTTAGAGGAACTAATTCTGGGGGCGGTGCGGGTATTGACCCAGGAATTAGAAGACACCCTGGAGCAGGCGAGCAGTCACCTGAAACGGGCGTACCAACACATCGAATCCCATCCGGCCCTGACGGAGGCGAGTTTGCGGGAGGCGATGGCAACCACCCGGACAGCGATCAACCACCTGGGGGCGGCGACCCATTTACCGGAGTGGGTCTATTTGGCGGGGCAGGCGGAGGTGCAGGCGTTTGCCCACAAATTGCTGTCCACCTGGCAAAGCCACCAGTCGGAGATTGACGACCTGATGCAACGGGGGATCAAGGGGTGGCAAATCCAACGTCTGCATCGCATGGAGCGGGACATTCTCCGCTTGGGGACGGCGGAATTGGTGTTTCTAGGAACGCCGGTGCAGGTGGTGATGAATGAGGCGGTGGAGTTAGCCAAACGTTATTGCGGCGAAGACAGCCATCGGTTTATCAACGGCACCCTGCGGCAAATTTACCTTTTGCACCAAGATGCCTCCCACACTTGAAAACCTGGTCAAAGGGGATGAGTTGCCCCCGCAGATCACCACTCCCAGAATGATTTGGTTACCCTATTACAACAGTTGCTAGCAAGCATTTTGGTAAAAGAGTATAATTATTGACAGTACTTCACGAAGATTCAAAACAACTATAGAGAGGAAAATGGAGATAAATAATGTTCGAGCAAATCACGCTATGGAGTCAGCAAGCAACCACCAGAGAAGACAGTCCTACCATAGGGAAAGTCCTCTTATCATTAGATGGTGAAGTTGTTTTCTACAAGGGCTTTTTTAGCAATGATGAAAGTGACAAATTCTTTGACAAGTTACACCACGAGACCGAGTGGCAACAAGAAACCATACAAATTTTCGGCAAGTGCACTCCTTTGCCAAGGCTTACCGCATGGTATGGTGATCCCGGTAAAACCTATATCTACTCAGGGATAGAACAACATTCTAAACCTTGGACTCCAACCTTGCTATCTATTAAAACCAGAATTGAGAAAATTGCAAAAGTAGAATTTAATAGTGTTCTTTTAAATCTCTATCGTCATGGAAGGGATGGGGTTGCTTGGCATAGTGATGACGAACCAGAATTAGGACAAAATCCAGTCATTGGCTCGGTTAGTTTTGGTGCTACTCGCCGTTTCTCTTTCAGGCATAAACAAATGAAGGAGCGCAAAATTGATATTGACTTACCTCATGGTAGCTTTTTGTTGATGAGAGGCGAGACTCAGCATCATTGGCAACATCAAATTCCTAAGACCACTAAGGATGTAAGTCCCAGAATTAACCTAACCTTTAGAATAATTCATTAGTTGAACTTACTAAGCTGGAAAGAAGCAATGCAAAAGCTCTATGAAGCTATCCTAAAGGGCTTACAAGAGTCGGGAGGGTTTTATAATGCCCGAATACAGGGTCATTTTGAGAGTTATTTAGCATCTCTTCAATCTTTCGTAAAAAGACTTCGTCAAGCCTATCGTAATAACAGGGTTGCAGTCGATTACTCCAGCACGGACATGCAAGCAGCTTACTTGATTGCATATTATCCTCACTATGTGGAGATGACGCTTAAGATTCTAAAATTACTGTCCTCATATCTGAAATTTAATCAAGAAATTAAAGCCTGCTTCTTTGGAGCCGGTCCTTGTCCAGAAGTCGCTGGTTTGACTCAATTCTTAGCCGAGCAATTTCCAAAAACCAAGCGACTAGTTGCCAATGTTTACGATATTGCTTCCAATACATGGACTCCAAGCAGGAATATCACGCACCAATATGTTATCCCACAGCTCTGGCAAGGGCAAGTAGAACTAAACAGCTATAGTCTAAATTTGTGTGCAAGACAGTCCTTTCAAGGCATTAGATCGAGTCTTGAAGGAGCTGATCTTTATATATTCCAAAACTGTTTAAATGAACTCGGTGATACCCTACCCGCTCAGGAAAATGTCAACTTTTTATTCGATACATCTTCTCAGGGAAGCATAATCATTATCGCAGACCTTCAGTACGGTCAAAATCATACCTTTGTTCAAGTCGTAAGAGAGATGATTAATAGGAAAAATGATTTTAAGATTCTTGCGGATGAAAGAAGATTAGCGATCCGCTGTTCATTGCCCCCGCTAATGGTGCGACGAAACTTATTAACCGACCCGTTAGGTCCTAGTCTTCTAAGTCCCCGTGTCAACGTTAATTTCTTAGTTTTAGCCGCTCGCAAGAATAAACAAGCTTATAATTATTCCGATGATGTCCCATTCTGACACCCTCATAATCATAAAAAGTATCTGACGATACCTTTTCACAAGAATATCAACTGGTGAATAATTCCAATTGTTTCTGCTGAGAACTATCTTTGCTTTCATGCCACCCAATCAAGGATGGCGAGCGAAAATCATGCTTTTTGTTATTTTCTTCTGATTTCTTGAAGTCTGTAGTTGCATAGCAGTACTGGCAACCAAACAAGCAAGAATCATACATACCAATATCTTTACTTACCACACATCCACAAGCTTCTCTTTGAGCTGAATCCTTTTTGTGGCTCACGGCTAAATGAAATACTCTTTCAATGTATTCATCATCTATACACTTACCTGGAAGAATTCCATAAGAACTAAAATCAATTGCTTCAGCACAACTAAATATCTCCATGCCATTTGAGTGAGCTATTTCCGCTAGAGATGGTAACAACTTGGTAAGTAAATGCTGAGAATCAGCTATATTTACAATCTTAAGGTTATATGTATTTTCAACTTCTCGCAATCGCTTGTTATTTTTTGCATAGCCATCCATTATACTAATAACAGACCTACGAGTGTAGCCTGACAGTAAAGCCGCAATTTCTTTGTATGTTTTGATATGAAAATCAATACCTGTAGCATCGCTCAGCACAATAGGATCGTATCTCCATATAACCCGATCCGGGCTCACATAATTAGCTAGCTTTTGAAAAACCTTGACAGCAGAGGTGTATGGCGGACTTTTAGTATCTAAGAAGCGGGGATTATTCATAAGTGTAAACTGAAAATAATACTTATAGCCACGCTGGTCTAGCTCTTCTAAATGTGGAATTAAAGGAGCGGGATTCCTCGACCAAAAAACAATCACATCTACATCTTCTGGCTTTAGGGATATGTGTGAAACCTGATTCTTATTAAATGGATTCGGCACTGTGCAGTAACCGGCACGAATTCTATTGATAAACCACTTGGCGTAAAAAGCCGGAATATCAGTGCGACGACTTGCGCTGATAATCATAACATACCTACCATTTCATCTAAGAACGAAGTATTTCATTTAAGAAAAATAATAACGCAAGTCGAGAAAATTAGGATGTATGTACAGAAAAACTTAACTTTATCTGTCAGTCATAACATGACTATTTAATCAGGATTGTTGCATTTATTCACTAAGCACCTGAGATGGCCACCAGTGCTCCTGAACACCCCGGTTAACGCCGTACCTTGGCACTAAAGCCCATCGCCTTAAACTGACTCAACTGGAGGGGTGCGGGTTGCGCCGCCGGTACCATCAAGGGCAGATGAAACTCACTCACCCCCGGCGGAATCTGCTCAATGGTTCCCACCCGTCCCCGATTGGGCAAAGCCGGTTCCCCGTTGGCATCGTAAATCCGCCCAAACACATCCGCATCGTAAACCGTCTTGTTGGTGGGATTTTCCGCCTGCCCCGTCAGCCAATAACAGCGGGCCGGGAGGGTATTGCCCCCACTGGTCACGGCTCCAGCCGCCAAGTCCGCCGGACAGTCCTCCACCTGCAAATGGGACAACCGCACTTCCGTCAGCGCATCGGCGGGTTGGATGTGCCCCCACCCAAAGACCAGAAGTGCCACCAGCGCCACCAGGAAACGTAACACAGGGATCACCGCAAACGCTATCTCTAGGGTATCAAAATTGGGAAGCGGCGAGAAATTAAACAAATATCTCCTCCAGTCACAATCTGCAAAGAGTTATCACAATCATGTAATAAGGGTTGCCAAGGGGGGAGGGGATTTTTTATCTTGATAGTAGGCACCTAGGAAATACCTCCTGAAAGTCGGATCGAGACGCAGGTGCCCCGGTCGAGATCCAACCCAGTTCCGATCCAGATTGAGTCTAACCCGTGCTAAACCAATGGATTGCTGGTTTGGTTGGGTATTCCAAAAGGTTCTGAGTTCGGTGGCAAGAGATGAGGGCGGTGTAACCCAGAGTTCTTGGTTGGCTCAAGCGGGTTAAGCCCTGGAGATGGGTCTGGATTGACCCAGCCACCATCAGAAGAGCAGGATGCGGAAGTGGGCGTGTTGTCCATTACATTCACACCTTAGTTCACCAAACACATTCTGAATACCTTGATGATCTCACCCTGAGGGTTTGGCTCCATGCGACAGCCAAGCCCTTGTTGCGTTATGGGGCATTTTGGGGCAATTTTAGGGTAGGCTGGGGGTAGTGGTGGAGGTGTGGTGATGGTGGCATCCCCGGAGTTGGTGAAGCAGGCGAAACAGGCGGTCGGTCGGCAGGCGGCGCAGTGGGTGCAATCGGGCATGGTGGTGGGGCTGGGGACGGGTTCGACGGCGGCATTTATGATTCAATCCCTGGGGGAGCGGCTCCAGCGGGGGGAAATCCAACAGGTGCGGGGGATTCCCACCTCCTTTCAGGCGACGGTGTTGGCTCGGCAAGCGGGGATTCCCCTGACCACCCTGGATGAGGTGAGCGAGATTGACCTGGCAATTGATGGGGCGGACGAGGTGGACCCCCAGAAAAATCTGATCAAGGGCGGCGGGGCGGCGCACACCCGGGAAAAAATTGTGGATAGCCTGGCGAAAGAATTTATCGTGGTGGTGGATGGCTCCAAGTTGGTGGAGCGGTTGGGCAGTACGTTCCCTGTGCCGGTGGAGGTGTTGCCCCTGGCGGTGGTGCCGGTGATGCGCGCCTTAGCCAAACTGGGGGGGGAACCGGAAATCCGCATGGCGGTGAAAAAGGATGGGCCGGTGATCACGGACCAGGGGAATATGGTGGTGGATGTGAAGTTTACAGCAATTCCTGACCCAGCCCGCCTGGAAGCCCAAATCAACAACATTCCTGGGGTGTTGGAAAATGGCTTGTTTGTGGGTTTAGCGGGGCGGGTGCTGGTGGGGGAAGTGGTCAATGGTCAACCCCAGGTGCGGGTATGGTGAGGGGAATTCTGATAAAATGCTTAACCGATGTGCTGGTGATGGCGGCATGGCGGTAAAACGGCCCCGGATTGCGGTGGATGCGATGGGTGGCGACCACGCTCCCGAAGAAATAGTGACGGGTGCCCTCCGGGCGCAGGCGGAATTGACAGCGGATATTCTCTTGGTGGGTGACCCCGAACGGTTGCACTCCCTGTTGGGGGCGCATCAGCACCGGATGACCCTGGTGCCCGCTCAGGAGGCGATTGGCATGAGCGAGGAACCCCTGACGGCTTTGCGCCAGAAACCGGATGCCTCGATTACGGTGGCGATGAATTTGGTGCGGGACGGGCAGGCGGATGCGGTCTATTCGGCGGGGCACACGGGGGCGGTGATGGCGGCGGCATTATTGCAGTTGGGGCGGTTGCCGGGGATTGACCGACCGGCGATTGGGGTTTCTCTGCCCACCCTGCTCCCGGATAAGTCGGTTTTACTATTAGATGTGGGGGCGAATGTGGACTGCCGCCCGAAGTTTTTGAACCAATTTGCCCTGATGGGTTCTATTTACAGCCAATGTGTGTTGGGCATTCCCTCGCCCAAAGTGGGTTTGCTGAATATCGGCGAGGAAGCCTGCAAGGGGAATGATGTTTCCGTGCGGGCGTATCAATTACTGGCGCAAAATCCCCAGATTGAATTTGTGGGGAATGCGGAGGGGCGGGATGTGATTTCCGGTGCCTACGATGTGGTGGTTTGTGATGGATTTGTGGGGAATATTTTGCTGAAATTTGCGGAGGGGTTTGGGCGGGTGATTGTGCAACTCCTGCGGGATGAATTGCCCCGGGGCTGGCAGGGTCAGTTGGGGGTGCCCCTCCTGCGGGGCAATTTGCGGCGGGTGAAGCAACGCCTGGATGATGCGGAACACGGGGGTGCGCTCTTGCTTGGGGTGCCGGGGGTGTGCGTGATCGGTCACGGCAGTTCCCATGCCCCTTCGGTGTTCAATGCCATCCGGCTGGCCGCCGAAGCGGTGGAGCAAGGGGTGGTGCAACGGTTGCAGGAACAGGTGGGTGCCCTGACCCGGCGGGACGGTCGTTAGTGGTGCCGGGGGTGCGTTGGGCGGGAACGGGGCGGGCAGAGGTATCCCCGGTGCTGGATAACCACCAGTTGAGCCAGTTGGTGGACACCAATGACGAGTGGATCACGACCCGCACCGGGATTCAGACCCGGCGTTTAGTAGCGGCGGGGCAAGGGGTGACGGATTTGGCGGTACAGGCGGCGGAAAATGCCCTGACGGCGGCGGGCTTAACCCCTCTGGATGTGGAGTTGATTGTCCTGGCGACTTCGACCCCCGATGACCTGTTTGGTTCCGCCAGTTTAGTGCAGGAGCGGTTGGGGGCAAAACGGGCGGTGGCTTTTGACCTGACGGCGGCCTGTTCCGGGTTTGTGTTTGGGGTGGTGACGGCGGCGCAGTTTTTACGCACGGGCACCTACGGGACGACCCTGGTGATCGGGGCGGATGTGCTGTCCCGCTGGGTGGATTGGCAGGACCGACGCACCTGTATTTTGTTTGGGGATGGGGCGGGGGCGGTAGTGTTACAGCCCAGTCCTGAGGAGCATCTCCTGGGATTTGAATTGCAAAATGATGGCAGTCAAAATGCCTGTCTCACCCT comes from Synechococcus sp. C9 and encodes:
- a CDS encoding beta-ketoacyl-ACP synthase III, whose product is MPGVRWAGTGRAEVSPVLDNHQLSQLVDTNDEWITTRTGIQTRRLVAAGQGVTDLAVQAAENALTAAGLTPLDVELIVLATSTPDDLFGSASLVQERLGAKRAVAFDLTAACSGFVFGVVTAAQFLRTGTYGTTLVIGADVLSRWVDWQDRRTCILFGDGAGAVVLQPSPEEHLLGFELQNDGSQNACLTLTYQGQPQPLIDELIVHSGSYQPVWMNGQEVYKFAVKRVPEVIEKALFRAGLDSQQVDHFVLHQANQRILDAVAAKLSVPPTRMLSNLAHYGNTSAASIPIMLDEAVRDGRIQRGQTLVLAGFGAGLTLGAVVCQWG
- a CDS encoding DUF1848 domain-containing protein, yielding MIISASRRTDIPAFYAKWFINRIRAGYCTVPNPFNKNQVSHISLKPEDVDVIVFWSRNPAPLIPHLEELDQRGYKYYFQFTLMNNPRFLDTKSPPYTSAVKVFQKLANYVSPDRVIWRYDPIVLSDATGIDFHIKTYKEIAALLSGYTRRSVISIMDGYAKNNKRLREVENTYNLKIVNIADSQHLLTKLLPSLAEIAHSNGMEIFSCAEAIDFSSYGILPGKCIDDEYIERVFHLAVSHKKDSAQREACGCVVSKDIGMYDSCLFGCQYCYATTDFKKSEENNKKHDFRSPSLIGWHESKDSSQQKQLELFTS
- the rpiA gene encoding ribose-5-phosphate isomerase RpiA, coding for MVASPELVKQAKQAVGRQAAQWVQSGMVVGLGTGSTAAFMIQSLGERLQRGEIQQVRGIPTSFQATVLARQAGIPLTTLDEVSEIDLAIDGADEVDPQKNLIKGGGAAHTREKIVDSLAKEFIVVVDGSKLVERLGSTFPVPVEVLPLAVVPVMRALAKLGGEPEIRMAVKKDGPVITDQGNMVVDVKFTAIPDPARLEAQINNIPGVLENGLFVGLAGRVLVGEVVNGQPQVRVW
- the plsX gene encoding phosphate acyltransferase PlsX, whose amino-acid sequence is MAVKRPRIAVDAMGGDHAPEEIVTGALRAQAELTADILLVGDPERLHSLLGAHQHRMTLVPAQEAIGMSEEPLTALRQKPDASITVAMNLVRDGQADAVYSAGHTGAVMAAALLQLGRLPGIDRPAIGVSLPTLLPDKSVLLLDVGANVDCRPKFLNQFALMGSIYSQCVLGIPSPKVGLLNIGEEACKGNDVSVRAYQLLAQNPQIEFVGNAEGRDVISGAYDVVVCDGFVGNILLKFAEGFGRVIVQLLRDELPRGWQGQLGVPLLRGNLRRVKQRLDDAEHGGALLLGVPGVCVIGHGSSHAPSVFNAIRLAAEAVEQGVVQRLQEQVGALTRRDGR
- the nusB gene encoding transcription antitermination factor NusB, whose product is MQPRRVARELALLGLSQVSPTREVTAQDLEELILGAVRVLTQELEDTLEQASSHLKRAYQHIESHPALTEASLREAMATTRTAINHLGAATHLPEWVYLAGQAEVQAFAHKLLSTWQSHQSEIDDLMQRGIKGWQIQRLHRMERDILRLGTAELVFLGTPVQVVMNEAVELAKRYCGEDSHRFINGTLRQIYLLHQDASHT
- a CDS encoding DUF502 domain-containing protein, whose amino-acid sequence is MSTWRQDLKNDLIAGLLVVIPLATTIWATFVSASWVVQLLTRIPKQLNPLSLPPLLQDLVNLSVGLTVPLLGILLIGLMARNIVGRWLLNLGEQILQQIPLAGSVYKTLKQLLETLLRDSNQKFRRVVLVEYPRRDVWAVAFVTGTPGEVIERSLPVPRQETLVSVFIPSTPNPATGWYAMVPERDVVALPITVEEAFKLLISGGIVNPTLGVRPETLLRSEHT
- a CDS encoding alpha-ketoglutarate-dependent dioxygenase AlkB — protein: MFEQITLWSQQATTREDSPTIGKVLLSLDGEVVFYKGFFSNDESDKFFDKLHHETEWQQETIQIFGKCTPLPRLTAWYGDPGKTYIYSGIEQHSKPWTPTLLSIKTRIEKIAKVEFNSVLLNLYRHGRDGVAWHSDDEPELGQNPVIGSVSFGATRRFSFRHKQMKERKIDIDLPHGSFLLMRGETQHHWQHQIPKTTKDVSPRINLTFRIIH